One segment of bacterium DNA contains the following:
- a CDS encoding TonB-dependent receptor: MKCIIYIITCIVFIMSPVSILALEPSCITFQGIVLDKETGEPVPVASVRFPDDRTGMLTRDDGTFQVSLPYGSHNVIISRTGYSPLNETVSVNDSTGSRLYFFLEPNVYRMEGVTVKSGEAGTAFDEIQRTTGVLSGDNLQRNVSISLAETMKNQSGVSMQSMGPAPSRPIIRGLGGDRVIIGQNSLVISDLSATSPDHAVTVEPFTVDRIEIIIGPKTVLYSPITIGGMINTRKESIPLHLPSKMTGTIGTYGETAHPGGLGAATLTMPLGANVVYGETTWKRTGEERTPAGRLDNTGLTNRTYIFGASRIFEHGHAGVSVDEFDSEYGIPGGFIGGHPNGVNIDMLRRSIRFSSSWEPGDRRLQTVDLDIDRTYYTHTEYESGGYVGAEFLQKNYTAKTRLTFNTFSGTKNTILALDYRYRDLKMGGYVFTAPTRSTALSAALYHEWSIHGFEFQTGARYDHTRYVPRPMNSISDIGSIGNRTFDTVAASVAVVYPFDSGFTGGMSISRSARVPTIEELFNEGPHLAAYSYETGNPALGAESGTGIEVFGFWDTDHITAVWSGYVNMMDSYIVFRNTGEINWQQILPVYRAEAVDARMAGFESDVKISIASSLSLDLKAQYTHAQNLADNLPLPMIPPLKVLVDIRRESGSFVLGLETECVGRQSRIDRFEQETAGYSTVRPYVQKTFFHGGVVQRLICSVDNVFDTEYRNHLSRIKSIMPEAGRNVKVSYKMFF; the protein is encoded by the coding sequence CATATATATAATCACCTGTATCGTTTTCATTATGTCACCCGTTTCGATTCTTGCGCTGGAACCCTCCTGCATTACATTTCAGGGCATAGTGCTGGACAAAGAGACGGGTGAACCGGTTCCCGTAGCAAGTGTCCGGTTCCCGGATGACCGTACAGGAATGCTCACCCGCGATGATGGTACTTTTCAGGTGTCATTACCATATGGAAGCCACAATGTCATTATATCACGCACCGGATATTCCCCTTTGAATGAAACCGTTTCGGTTAATGATTCGACCGGCTCACGGTTGTATTTCTTTCTTGAGCCGAATGTGTACCGCATGGAAGGTGTGACGGTTAAAAGTGGTGAAGCGGGAACTGCGTTTGATGAAATCCAGCGAACCACCGGTGTGCTGTCAGGTGATAATCTCCAGAGAAATGTGAGCATATCGCTCGCCGAAACCATGAAAAATCAGAGCGGTGTCTCGATGCAGAGCATGGGTCCGGCGCCATCACGCCCCATCATCCGCGGGCTTGGCGGAGACCGTGTGATCATTGGTCAAAACAGCCTTGTGATATCAGACCTGTCGGCAACCTCCCCTGATCATGCTGTGACCGTGGAGCCGTTCACTGTAGACCGCATCGAGATTATTATCGGCCCGAAAACAGTACTGTATTCTCCGATCACCATCGGCGGAATGATCAACACCCGCAAGGAATCGATCCCTCTCCATCTGCCCTCGAAAATGACCGGGACAATCGGGACATATGGTGAGACGGCACATCCCGGCGGACTCGGCGCCGCAACCCTGACCATGCCGCTCGGCGCCAACGTCGTTTATGGTGAAACCACATGGAAACGAACCGGCGAGGAGCGAACCCCTGCCGGTCGGCTCGATAACACCGGACTCACCAATCGAACATATATTTTCGGAGCGTCGCGCATATTCGAGCATGGTCATGCGGGAGTTTCGGTCGATGAATTCGATTCTGAATACGGCATCCCCGGCGGATTTATCGGCGGTCACCCGAACGGGGTCAATATCGACATGCTCCGTCGATCTATACGGTTCTCGTCTTCATGGGAACCGGGTGACAGGCGACTACAGACTGTCGATCTCGATATCGACCGCACGTACTATACGCATACTGAATACGAATCCGGCGGGTATGTCGGCGCTGAGTTTCTCCAGAAGAACTACACGGCGAAAACGCGGCTGACATTCAACACATTTTCAGGAACGAAGAATACAATCCTCGCCCTGGATTACCGTTACCGTGACCTCAAAATGGGCGGATATGTATTCACCGCACCGACGAGGTCAACCGCTCTATCGGCGGCTTTGTATCACGAATGGAGCATACATGGATTCGAATTTCAGACCGGTGCCCGATACGACCATACCCGTTACGTACCCCGCCCGATGAACAGCATCTCTGATATCGGATCCATAGGTAACCGTACATTCGATACAGTCGCGGCTTCGGTGGCAGTAGTGTATCCGTTCGATTCCGGTTTTACCGGCGGCATGTCGATCAGCCGTTCGGCGCGGGTACCCACCATCGAGGAACTGTTCAACGAAGGGCCCCATCTCGCCGCCTATTCCTATGAAACCGGGAATCCAGCCCTCGGCGCCGAATCCGGGACCGGCATCGAGGTGTTCGGCTTCTGGGACACAGACCATATAACCGCGGTGTGGTCCGGGTATGTCAATATGATGGATTCATACATCGTGTTCAGGAATACGGGGGAGATCAACTGGCAGCAGATTCTTCCGGTGTACCGCGCCGAGGCAGTCGATGCCCGTATGGCAGGCTTTGAAAGCGATGTGAAAATATCGATTGCATCGTCGTTGTCGCTCGATTTAAAAGCCCAGTACACTCATGCTCAAAACCTTGCTGACAATCTGCCGCTCCCCATGATTCCACCGCTCAAAGTTCTCGTTGACATACGGAGGGAATCCGGATCGTTCGTACTAGGGCTTGAAACCGAATGTGTTGGAAGACAGTCCAGGATTGACCGGTTTGAACAGGAAACAGCCGGATATTCGACAGTTCGGCCGTATGTCCAGAAAACCTTCTTTCACGGCGGTGTCGTTCAACGGCTCATATGCTCGGTCGATAATGTATTCGACACGGAATACCGAAATCACCTTTCGCGCATCAAGTCGATCATGCCGGAAGCCGGGCGCAATGTAAAGGTGAGTTATAAGATGTTTTTCTGA